ACTAACACCGACACGTCCACAcaagtaataatttgagaaaatgaaatatttgaatGTAACTACATGTGTCGGTGCCGGTGCTACACAGGATAACACATTCAATCTGGAATAAAAATTGAAAGGCGATTCAATTGAAGtatttttcatatatacatTAAACACACCTCGTCAATCATAGGAAGGAATTCAGCAGCAGGTTGGAATAAATTAACTTCCTTGCCctgttattttataagattaTAAATCAATATAGAGACCCTTTAGAAAGATACTTCAAGAACTAGAAAGACGGAGCGAAACTAGTACCTTCTTATCAGTAGACCTAATACAGTTAGGGTGATTATCAGATACAGATTGTCTAAGAGGACCAATTATGTCCATTCCATGACTACCAGCATAATAAAGATCCGTTATTCCGACAAATTCATGTACCTGAGGAAAGAGGGTGCAACAAAGTTTGGAATCAAAACCTGGTAcaaacatttaaaataaaagtttggGGAATGaggaaattattattaaaatggGTGATACTAATGGTCATTTTACAACTGTACCCGAGAGGATTTGAACTTTGTTCCTTGACATTACAAGGTCAAGCTCTTACCACTGAGCTAATACAAACATGGAAGTTTGTTATTTACATTTCTTTATATGCAGGtattaattaacataaaagagaaatgatataaaggaaaaaaaaaaattgttttgttttataaaattctCCAATTACCTTTTCACGACTTCTTCCACTAATTATTGCAGTCGGAAAATATTCAGCCACATTTTTAACAGCAGCACGCATCTGCAGATGTTACAGAATCAGAATCAGcaaaaattaaaacacaagaagaagaaaaatcaaCTGAAATTCAGGACTCTAAATCTAAGGAGACGAGCAATGGTATTAACACACTCTTTTTGACATGTTTGAACAACGTTTTTGTTGTCCAAGACTGTGTTAaaaagtgtgttgctagcatttcGCCAGTGCAGAAAGAATATTACATACGTCGTCGGACATGAAAGCACGGTCAGGATTGTCAACAATTGGTGAAAGAGTCCCGTCATAATCCAGAAACAATGCTATTTTCTTGCCTTTTGCACAGTTAGTAATTTGCTCGAAAGATGAAAGTGCTGACGGAAACTCTAGCtgcaaaattataaaaaggaaACGAATAACGAAACCGCGCAAACAGAACAATGAAGCACAAACAAACTACATAGAGGGTAATATGTGTTTCATACCAGCCAGGTTAAATAagcagcatcagcttcagaagACGCAACACCATGACCAACATCCATAGGTATTTTCTTGCGAGTAGGAGAAGACGATCTCATTGCATCAAGCCAACCGTTAGAACGAACATCATCAAGAATTCCAATCTTCTTCCTTGGAATTGTTAGCGAAGGACCGTGCAGAAAAGTTGAAGTGGCTGTAGGAGAGCATGACAAACTCGAAGGTGAGCCTGTGCCAAGCCTTGATCTTGTCCTTGTTAAGGTTGCAGTATCAGCAAGGAGAGTATGATTCGCCTTTAGCTCCATTTGATCCAGATCTATGGACAAGTTTACAAGATAGCAACAATGTAAGGCCTTAGACTATAAATTTTAGCAGAATAACTTTTAATGAAAATCAAAGACCGATAAATCGAATGTGAATTGATGTCAACTTCAAAATCTGACTTTTTGATCAATTTCTTGAcaattattagtattatataCTTGTTATTTAACTGTTGATACTAGTTTTATATTACATGATCATGACAACTAGCAATTAAACAAAAAACTTGGGAATAAAGAAACCGAAAAAACTGAATCATCAACCAACCATACATTCAAGGAAGATTTGTCTCATCTAAACtaacccttgattttttttatttattaaaaaatttctttttatacacaaatattaataaattagtaataatGTTGGTTTTCAAAGTTTCAACATTGAAACTCCTTCGTTTAGCTCGTCAATTTAGTACATCAGAATCAATTTTTTCCGGGTAGTAGCTTAGTATCTAGATTcacatattttaaatgtaaagaAATATGGAATCCCGGGTTTGAACCAGATAAACCGTATATCATATCGGCGTCCCTGCAACTACCGATTGAGTTGTAAatactaattttaaaaaaagacacgttttttccaaataattaatgaataaaaaaagtGGTCAAGAATGAAGAATCTGACCaaatcaaaaatagaaaattaggaatattgaatgaataataataaGCATCATTAGTAAAAGGTAAAGGAAAGAAACACGAAAGGTAAGGTTCAAAGTACAATTAAAAGTCAACAAATATACGCAAACTCCATTAAAATAATAACAGAACAACAACAATACAACAAACATTACATGTACACAttagaaaacaaaaaaccaaatttGAGAATCTCAAAAAGACAAGAAAGTAAGTACAGAACAAGTAAGggtaataatagtacctaattaACAATCTTCAACACCAAGATGCAGcaagtttaaatttttgagTTCAAAATGCAGCAAGTTCAAAACTTTCTTAataatcttcaaaaaaaaagagaaaaagggttagtattaaaaataaataaaaacggTTTGATTAGGTAATAACAATAAAAGACAGAGATAGAGATAGAAAGAGAATGTGCACACGTGTGAGAGTGATaaacaagaaaacaaagaaacagAATAACATTAGTATTTAACTAACATACCAAGatgaatgaagaaaaagaatggTAATGAGAATGAaaaggagaagaagagaagagaaataaTGGTGAGGGGAGAGAGTATTTATAAGCAAGAGGTGTTTGGTATACACGTCTAACTAACGTGTATTACATTACATGGAAACTACCTTTTTTTTGCGGTTGTTGACTATTACCTAACTTACTaattaatgttaattaataCCAAATCaccaaaatatttgtttcaaatttaaatatggggaaagattcattaaaaaaaaaaacatataagagagaattatatcaataaaaaaactatttttatgaGATATTGcaccaaatatattatatttatattattaacaattttctcttatatattacGTTTTTTTAGATCGCAAGACatgttttaaatataaataaaagttaaaggatttcaattttttatttatgcgGGCCTTTTGGATTTGAATAGTCTCTAACTAGATgtattttgttcaaattttagactaaatatataaaaaataaattatcaaattttgtttatagttgaaattagagttttttttttttttttaagcatcttATGCTCAAAGGAAGGAAGTCATAGTATTTTAGAGTAAGTAACTCTAATAAAGAATTATTCCTTTAAGAATTAAATTTGGATTTCTAAGAACAATTTATCCTTAGAAGTATGGTTAAGGGGTACTCTTCCAATCTATGGATGCAACGTTAGGCCTGCTGGAATCTATTTGTTCTCATGAGTATAGTACAATTGATCAGAGCTCGAATCTTGAATTTTCCACTTATATTTTCTCCGTTAATAATTTCTGTAGGATCAAACAATTTCCCAACATATATAGTCTGGATGTCTTTGTTTAGCTTATCAGTTATTTGAGTcatcacttttgcttaaaagagAAGAacgactcttttttttttattattataatataggtATGAAGTTTTTACCGATGATTAGTGA
This portion of the Trifolium pratense cultivar HEN17-A07 linkage group LG3, ARS_RC_1.1, whole genome shotgun sequence genome encodes:
- the LOC123917630 gene encoding probable trehalose-phosphate phosphatase F, yielding MELKANHTLLADTATLTRTRSRLGTGSPSSLSCSPTATSTFLHGPSLTIPRKKIGILDDVRSNGWLDAMRSSSPTRKKIPMDVGHGVASSEADAAYLTWLLEFPSALSSFEQITNCAKGKKIALFLDYDGTLSPIVDNPDRAFMSDDMRAAVKNVAEYFPTAIISGRSREKVHEFVGITDLYYAGSHGMDIIGPLRQSVSDNHPNCIRSTDKKGKEVNLFQPAAEFLPMIDEVRRLFIECTKDIKGAKVENNKFCVSVHYRNVDEENWDMVAQRVYDIMKDYPHLRLTHGRKVLEVRPVIDWDKGKAVTFLLESLGLNDDDDVLAIYIGDDRTDEDAFKVLSEVNKGFGILVSSAPKESNAVYSLTDPSEVMEFLKSLVVWKSSSIV